Proteins co-encoded in one Medicago truncatula cultivar Jemalong A17 chromosome 8, MtrunA17r5.0-ANR, whole genome shotgun sequence genomic window:
- the LOC11412895 gene encoding nudix hydrolase 18, mitochondrial, translating into MVCLVSRSGRELQRYNNMGGRQVVGCIPYRYKEDIDGNRSNELEVLVVSSQKSQRLMFPKGGWELDESVEEAACRESLEEAGVTGLVECELGQWNFISKRYGIYYEGYMFPLFVKEQLDQWPEKNVRRRIWMTVAQAREVCQHWWMKEALDILVQRLVSSQTTK; encoded by the exons ATGGTTTGTTTGGTATCTCGCTCTGGAAGGGAGTTGCAGAGATATAACAACATGGGTGGCCGCCAAGTTGTTGG ATGCATACCTTATAGATATAAAGAAGACATAGATGGTAATAGGAGCAACGAATTGGAAGTACTAGTGGTTAGTTCGCAGAAAAGTCAGAGACTAATGTTTCCTAAG GGAGGATGGGAACTTGATGAATCTGTAGAAGAAGCAGCTTGCAGAGAATCCCTTGAAGAAGCAGGAGTCACAGGATTAGTTGAG TGTGAATTGGGGCAGTGGAATTTCATTAGCAAAAGATATGGCATATACTATGAAGGTTACATGTTCCCCTTGTTTGTTAAGGAGCAACTTGATCAGTGGCCTGAGAAAAATGTTAGGAGAAGAATATGG atGACTGTTGCTCAAGCAAGAGAAGTTTGTCAGCATTGGTGGATGAAGGAAGCATTAGATATATTGGTTCAAAGACTCGTTTcttcacaaacaacaaaataa